CCTGCAATTACCTGGATTACGATGAAACGAACGGATTAAATACCCGGGAAGATATCTACCGGTATTTCGATAAGACCAAACAAATGCTCACCCATGTATATACCTATATGCCGCAAGACTTTGGCGTCATCGGCGGAGCTATGAGAGATTGTGCCAGTGATGATGCCGAATTCGGAGCAACGGGAGGCAACATACAGGATATGACCAACGGCAACTGGTCGGCTATTAAAACCCGCGATGATAACTGGGGGCTATACGAAGGTGTCCGCGCAGCCAATGAATTCCTTCAATCATTGGAAGACGTAGACCTGTCGCGCTATGAGTATAACACCAATTATGAGAACTGGATGAAGCAACTGGGTTACTTCCCGTATGAAGCACGCGTACTTAGAGCCCACTACTTCTTCGAGCTTGCCCGCAGATATGGAGACATCGCCATGCCGTTGAAAACTCTTACGACCGAAGAAGCAAACGCTATCGGTAAGACACCCTTTGAAGAGGTGATCCGCTTTATCGTATCCGAATGTGAAGACGGTGCAAACAATCTGCCCGCAACATACGTCGGTCAGCCTAATAACGAAACCGGACGAATCACCAAAGGCTTTGCCATGGCTGTGAAGTCAAAAGCCCTGCTATATGCAGCAAGCAAACAGCACAACCCGTCCAACAATCAGGAGAAATGGGAAGCGTCCGCCAAAGCTGCCTATGACATTATCAAGACAGACTTATACCGGCTCGATCCGAATGAGAAAGCAAATAATATTTCTTCACCGGAAGTCGTCCTGTTCCACATGAACGGCAACAGCGCCGCGTTTGAGCGTAACAACTTCCCGGTCCGGTTCACCGAAGGAACACGTGCCACACCGGCCACTGCCACATTCCCGTCGCAGAATCTGGTAAATGCTTTCCAGACTATCAAAGGATATGCCGTCACCCTGACCGATAATGGTTGGGAATGTGAAGACCCCGATTTCAATCCGCAAAATCCGTATGCCAACCGTGACCCGCGCTTCGAGCGCACGATTCTTGCCAACGGCATGTCGTTCAAAGGTTCCGAAATCGCGGTATATAAAGGTGGAAGTGATTATACGTCCGTTTCCGAAGGAGGTTCGCCCACCGGTTACTTCCTGCGGAAATATATCCAGGAGACTACCAGTTTCGAAGCGGACAAGGAAGTAGTCAACAAACATCACTGGATTGTCTACCGCTATGCGGAAACATTGCTTACTTACGCGGAATCTATGGTAATGGCATTTAAGAACCCGCAATATACCAACAGTGATTTTCCGAAATCGGCGGAATGGGCACTGAACGAAGTCAGAACAAATGCCGGAATGCCAACCGTCTCCATTACCGACCCGAACGAATTTATGAAGGCATTGCAGAATGAATGGCGCGTTGAATTTGCTTTCGAAGACCACCGTTTCTGGGATATACGCAGATGGCAGATTGGAGAGGACACCCAAAAGGAACTCTACGGCGTAAGCATCGAAAGAGCAACGGATGGTACATTGAATTTCCAACGGACGCTTTATAAAAGCAGGACATGGAACCAACGGATGTATCTCTATCCTATTCCGCAAAGCGAGTTATTCAAGAATAAAAACCTGAATCCCCAGAACACGGGATGGTAACCTATTATCTATTTATATCATCAATAATAAAACAATACGCTATATGAAAAAGCTATCATTTTATACAATACTATGCTGCTTGGTAGTGGTATGTACATTCAGCCTGAATTCATGCCAGGAATTCAACATCGACTCCCAAACCGAATACCCACCTCTATTAGAGACTGACGCTCAAGCAGAATATGCCGTATTAGCCAAATCCCCGCATACGATTGTTTTCAATATCAGTTCCAATACTCCCTGGAAGATTGAAAGCAACAAGAATTGGTGCGTACCCAGCCCGGCAATGAGTTCAGCCAGTTCCCTTATCGCCGAAGTCTCTGTCATTACGGAAGAAAATCCGGATGAACAGGAGCGCACGGCTATCCTGACTATCACCGCAGACGGAATGAAGGAAAGCAAAACAATCACTGTCACACAGGCAGCGAAAGGGACTCTGCTCGTACAAGGTTTCGATGACCCGTTCCCGAGTGAAGGCGGTGAGGCTACCTTTACGGTCACTTCCAATAAAGCATGGAAAGTAACCAGTTCCAATCAATGGCTGACGCTTGCAAAAGAAGAGGGAGAAGGCAACGGCGAAAAGGTTACCATTACAGCAACTGCCAAACCCAATACCGGTTTGAAACGTACAGCTACACTGACCATTGCTTCCGACGGATATGAAACAGAAATCACAGCCACACAAAACGGGATTATGCTGGAATTCCCCGCAATGTCAGCAGAAGACGTAATACTTCCATCCAATGCCGGTGAAACGAAATCATTCTCTGTCGCAACCAATCTTGCTCCTGAAAGTTGGAATGTATCCACCGAAGACAATTGGATTAGTGTCAGCAAAAACGCAGCAGGTGACGCAGTAAAAGTAACTACGAAATCAGAGATTTACTTTAAAGACCGTACAGCTATCATCCGTTTGGAAGCCGACAAGACTTTGGGAATTGACCCCGTGGAACTGGAAATCAAACAAAACAGAGGTAGTATCGCATGGCCGGAAAATGCCGTTTATGAGGAAGGTACGGAATCGGGAGTTACAATCACCCAAAGCCGTTTCTACGTAAACAAGCATTATAAATTGGCCACATTTGAGGTTAAGCTCAACGAAGTGAACCTTACCAAAGACGCAATTTTCTTCCAGTATTATAAAGACGAATCAATCCCCGGCTCCCAAGGACCTACAATTAACTGCTGGATGGGAGATAATGACGGTAATGGAAGTTATGATGACCTGAATGATTTTTGTCTAAGAACCAGAGATAACTGGGGAGATAACGGCAACATTAATACTCCGAATAAACTCACCGGACTGGATGTTAATAAACTAAATGCAATGAAAACATTGAAGTTTACAATGATTCCAAATCCGGATACTGAAGGCAATGTCCTCATCAAACTTGATATTGACGGAGTTAATTATGCCAATATCGGGAACCTGAAGAATCCGTTTACAGGTGCAGGAAACAGCTATGCAGGAAATTTTGCCTACTTCGGCTTCTTGAACGGAAAAGCATCCGGCAGTATTGACATTGCCTCTTTAGAGGTTACTCCCATCGCTTTTGAATAATAAACAGAATGATTAAAATTCAGAACTATGAAAGAAAACATAAAACAAATTATGAATTGGCGTACCTTACTAGGTACGCTAATCCTCATCAGCTCATGGTCTGTCCAGTCCTGTAAAGACAACGAACCGATGAAATGGGTAGATTTGCGCTACAAAGCAGCAGACAGTTACACCATTGCCGCTTCCGGTGAAGAAAAAGTATCTATCCAGGTGAAATCAACCGATCCGTGGATCGTTTACAGCAATCACAGTGACTGGTGCACCATTTCACCGAATCAAGGTGAAGCCGATGAACTCTATGATGTACAAATCACCTATAAACCCAATACCTCATTGGACGACCGTATAGATACTATCACTATCAAAAGTGATTACTGGATTGGAAAAGAGGTAGGTATTATACAAAAAGGCATAGCTTACTTAACGCTTGAAAACGCAGACGACCTGCTTCTTGAAAAAGAAGAAACGGCCCGTTCATTCAACGTGAGCTCCAACCAGAACTGGTCGGCAGCAGTCACCGAAGGCGGCGAATGGCTTTCCATACAATCCGGAGAAAGCGGGACACTCGACGGCGTGGTAACACTGAAAGCCTCGGAAAACAAAGGGGAACAACGCTCCGGAACAGTAATCATATATGACCGTCACGGCAAAGAAGCGGCAAACGTTGAATGTACGCAGAAAGGTGTTGTACTTACACCAGCTACTCAAAGCCTACGCGCATTATACAATGATGCGACAGTCACGCTTCATGTAGAATCTAACGGAGAATGGACAATAGAAAAAGAAAATGCAGAGGACGAATGGTATTCATTTACAAAGACTGAGTACAATGGAACGGATGATATAGTAATCAGCTTGCAGGAAAACACCGGCTCGTCCGTACTGAAATCCACTTTCCGAATCTCCAGCAAAGCACAGGCCGGAACCGAGCCTATTGTGAAAGTCATTACCCTGAAACAAGGAAATAAAGCGGAAGCGAAACGTCATTCCTTTGTAGATAGCGAATGGACTATTACTGCCGGCAAACCGGTATTCGCAGATGGCGCAGTAAGCTTCGCTTATGAAGGCACCAACTGCCGCATCTCCCGGGAAGGTATGAAACCGGGAACTTACAAATTCCATATCAGCGCAAGCAGTAATGACGCCCAGTGCCAGCTTTACTTCCTCTACGGAGAAAAAGAGATACGGTGGATGCTCTTCAAAGGAGAAGGTGAGAATGCACGTTGCGGTACTTCCGACGGTGGTATCATACAATATCCATTTGACAACAAGAAGGCCGAATACACCATGGAAATGCATGTTCTGGAAGGTAACCCCAGTGGAAGCATGAAACTGGAATGGCATCTGGACGGAGCAGTATTACGTTCTATACCATCCTATACCGGAGTGGCTTATGGAACCAACGCCCAAATTATTCTGGGAGTAGCCAAAGGAACAGCTACCTACGACTGGTGGGAATACACCGCTCCAATAGAATGGGGAGACGAATAACAATTAATCACTCAAAAAGAAAGAAAATGAAGATATTACTACAAATTATATTTACTCTGATAGCTTCCGTATGTATAAGTTGCAACGACTCGGAAGCAATAGCCGGCAAACCGGAAGCCAGAATCGCACAATTCACATTGCAATGCGGAGATACTTATTATAGAGGGAACATCAATGATGAAAGCAAAGTAATCCGTATCAGCGGCATTACAAGCAGAAAAGCAATCACAGGAGTCAACTATCAATTATCAGGGGGGAGCAAGCATCTCCCCCGATCCCCGGAAAGTGAAGCGTTGGGAAACAGAACAGCAGTTCACCGTGACAAGCAGCGACAATCAGCTAACCTCTGAATATACGGTTCTGCTTCCCGAATTACAGGAAGAGCCGGAGACATCCCCCAAAGTCGTTATCGGCTATCTGCCTGCGCATGACTTTGATTTTGATGCGCAATTTGATAATATTCACTGGGAGTATCTGACACATATCAACGTAAGCTTCGCACATGTGAAATCAGACGGAACATTGAATACGGACAAGGTACCTGTAAACAAACTCCGTCAAATTCGCACAAGAGCAAAGGAACACGGGGTGAAGGTACTGATTTCTCTGAATAAAAGCGATAATGGTGAATTTGCAGCTGCTATCGACAATGCAGAAACAAGAAACGCATTAGTTGCCAATATTGTAAATTTCACTCAGGCAAACCAACTCGACGGATTTGATATTGACTACGAAGATTATAACCACTGGAACACAAACTCACTCGTAGCCTTCGCCAAAGCTTTACACGAAGCCAAAAGTGCTGATATGCTAATGACTTGTGCCGTAATCTGCTGGAAAGACTATACCATTAAATGGCAAGAATACTTTGATTATATCAATATCATGAGCTATGACAGGGTAATGGGAAATTCGTCTACACCAGGACAGCATGCCTCTTACACCGATTTTGTAAGTGATATGAACTACTGGGCAACCAAGTTCCAAGCTCCAAAGTCAAAGATTGTAGGCGGTTTGCCATTCTATGGCTATTCATGGGACAACGATGTCAACAAGGATGAAGTAGGAGCTATCCGCTTTAATGGGATACTTAATCATTTCGGAAAGACTTATGATGTAGAAGAAGTAGCCGATGCTGACCAATTCGGCAAAACATATTATAATGGGCGACCAACTATCCGGAGAAAATGCCAGTATGTAATGGATAATGATTTTGGCGGAGTTATGATCTGGCAACTATTCCAGGATGCGTATCAGGAAGAACTTAAATTAATCAAGGTTGTGGGAGAAGTTATTATGCAAGAGTAAGGAGTGATAGAATGTAGATACACTCTTTATACCCCTCACGCTCTATAAAAGAGTCAGTTCCAACTTAATCAGGCTGCTTTTCATCCATTAGCATAGTCTGACCAAGTTGGAACCAACTCTTTTATCTATTACTTTATTCCTCTAACTAATTTACCCCAGAAGTTTCCTCAACGCTTGTTATCTTCACCACAAAACCACCACCGGGCGCCATGTGTAGTTTCAGCTTCTTATCTGCCGATACACGAATCACTTCCCGCTTATAATCTTTTCCTACACGGTCGGCGTTGATGCCGTCTTTGAATATTTCAGCTTTAAATTCACCTTTTCCCAAGAAAGACAAATCAACTTCAACATCACGTGCATTCCAGTCGGTCAGCCCACCTACATACCAGATGCCGTCTTTCTGGCGAGCCATGACAATATATTCCGCTACCTTTCCGCTAATAGGAAGCGTCTGATCCCATACGGTAGGAATAGAAGCGATAAATTTCGTACATTCTTCTTCTTTCATATAGTTGGTAGGAGCATCACATAGCATATTAATGGGAGAATCGAAGATTGTGTAGAGTGCCAACTGGCGGCAACGGGTTCCCTGGCTCATCGGTTCCGTATATACTGCATGGAAGTTTTTCATAATCACGTTGTTCATCGCTCCCTGTGTATAGTCCATCGGTCCGGCTACCATGCGGATGAAAGGTGCAGTTACATCATATACCACCTGATCCGTACCCGGTTCCGCCCATTTCAGTTCTTCCAGTCCATGAACCCCTTCAAAGTTGATAGTGTTGGGATAAGTACGCTGAAGACCGGTCGGTTTGAATGTACCGTGCAGGTCAATCAAGAGTTTATATTTCGCTCCGGTTTCAGCCGCCTTACGATTGAACTCAACGACGTGCTGGTCGTCACGATCCATAAAGTCAATCTTGAAGCCCTTAATTCCCATAGCTGCATAATGTTTGCATACACGGTCCATATCCTTCTCAAAAGCGCGATAGCCCGCCCATAATATCAAATCCACATGCTTACTTTTCGCATAGCTGACTAGTTCTTCCAAATCAATTTCCGGAATGACCTGAAACAAATCCGCTTTACCCGGAACTGCCCAACCTTCATCCAATATCACATATTCGATGCCGAACCTGGAAGCGAAATCAATGTAATATTTATAAGTCTCATTATTGATTCCTGCACGGAAGTCCACGTCATAGATATTCCAGTCGTTCCACCAATCCCAGGCAACCTTACCCGGTTTAATCCATGAAAAATCGGTGAATTGAGCCGGAGTAGCCAGTTTATAGACCATATCACTGCACAACAGTTCAGTGTCATCCTTTGAAATGACCATTACACGCCAGGGAAAAGCGGTAGCTCCCTCTACCTTGGCAATATAAGGTTCACGGGATTTCACTACGCCTTTGAGCCCGCGTACTTCGTCCACCACTTTCTTAGGATAAGCGGCAAACGTGCCTTCCAAAGAGAAACCGGAATCCCCGTGCTTCACATACATACCCGGATAATCCAATAAATCGGCTTCGGTAATACAGATTTTCTTTTGATTCTTTCCCTCTACCAGAACCGGTAAGAAGGCAATCTGCTCTTTGTCCCATGCGGACAAAGCTGTCTCTACATACGTATTTTGGAAAGAACTGTAAAAAGGATCTTTTTTGCCCTCGTTCATTCTTCCTTTCGGAGAAGCCACGAATAGTTTCGGGTCATTCGGGAAACAGAAAACCGCCTGTTCGCTTTCTACCATAAACGGCTTTTTCAAACTGGAAACAAAACGATAGGCGGCACCGTCTTCGTATGCTCTGAATACCAGGCTATATCCACCCTTAAAGTCAATCGTCAGTTCATTGAACCTGTCTTCGATTGATTTCTTTTTGTAGACAGGCGGGTAAATCGTTTCATTCACCGACCGCCTATTGACTTTCCTGACTTTCGGATTCACGCCGAAAGCTGTTCCGTCCGTCAGTTTCATGGAGACAGGAGAGTGGTCTATCATCACATCCCCTTCGTGGAGAACAGAGTATTCAACATTCTTATCATTTACACTCACATTCACCTGCACCCTACCGGATGCATCCTTCAGTTCATACACTTTTTGCGCACAAACGGTCAAAGGCACGACAGCCATTAGAACCGGCAAAAGTCTTCTCATCATACGTTTCATAAACTAATACTTTTTATATCTTACATTCTTTTTATTTACATCTTAATTGCGTTACGGCTTACGGATAAGGACAAAAGGCGCATATAACAGAAAGAAATTCCTGTTAAGAAAGTATTCAAAAAGCCTTCTTCTGTTTACCTCTGTTACACTGTCCGTTTAGAAATCAATTGTCACCTGATAGGTATCCTTATTCTCAAAGAAAGTTTGTTGCACTTCGTACTCGGGAAGCCAGACATATTTCTTCTCTCCTTTATATTCCGCCTCGAGCAAGAAGGTGAACCAGCGATTGTAAGGCAACTCGTCAGCGTGTAAAGGCGGAGCCGGTTTATCATATAAGCCAGGAACGCCGGTAATCAGATATTCTCCCTTTTTATCCGTCTCATAAGTGCGATAGGGAGTTGCAATCAAGTCATTGAACTTTGCACGCGAACCGTACAAGTTCAATTTCACTCCCTTCTTCTTTTTGCCTTTCACGGTTACAGATACTTGAATATTTTCCGGAAACATCTGCTTGAAAAATCCGGGGAAGTCACGGCCCGGACGTTTGGACTTTGCCGTATAATTAATGATATTAACGGCATAGGGACTCCATTTATACGTCTTATAATGATTGTTCATAACGCAAGAGTCCGGTTCATACTGCAAATTATTCACCGGATTGTTTTTCGCCCGGATTCTGTCGGCATATAAATCCGTCACTCCACGATAGTGTCCGAACTCATGCGCCACTCCTCTATGGAAATAGTCGATTCCGAACAAATCCTCATGTTCCGTTTTACTGCGACTACGGCAAACAACCATACTCAGATTGTCCGCTCCACCGCTACAATACCACCCTTTCGCACTTTCTTCATCATCAAAATCGAGTATGGAATCAATAATCAACAGTACGTCATGGTCTGGAAAGCCTGCGCTCCTCTTATAGACATTCTCCAACTGCCGGGAAGAGCAATCATAGGTCACCTGCCAATCGGGAACATAACGGAAATAATACTTGAGACGTCCTTCTCCGGCCTTATTCCAGAAGTCATTCACTTGCCCGAAGAAAGCATCCAGTTTTTTCTGATAGGCCGCCTTTCCGCCCCAATGCTCTACTCCCGCTTTATCAACGGCAATAAATACCCGATATTCAATCGTATCCAACGGCTGTGGAGCTACCTCTCCCTGCATTGGTTTCGCATCCAGCCCCAAGAAAGAAGGCAGTAATGCAGGAATGAGCAACCATTTTCTCCAGTTGTTTTTCATATTTGTTATTTAGTTAAGTGTGTATTTTATTTCTTGCAGGTCACGGCTATTTCCACCGACCATAAAAGTAAAGTCCCCCTTCTCAACCACAAACTTCATCTGATTATTGTAGAAACCGAGCTGTTCGTCTTTCACATCAAACGTCACCGTCCTGCTTTCGCCCACTTTCAGCTTAATCTTATCAAATCCCTTCAACTCCTTGATAGGACGGGTAATCGAAGCTACTTCATCACGGACATACAACTGGACAACTTCTTCACCTTCATACTTTCCCGTATTCTTCACAGTTACAGCTACACGCGCATAAGTATCTTTTCCATTACCCGGAAGCAGCTTCACATCCGAATAATCGAAAGTGGTATATGACAGA
The DNA window shown above is from Bacteroides faecium and carries:
- a CDS encoding BACON domain-containing protein, which encodes MKKLSFYTILCCLVVVCTFSLNSCQEFNIDSQTEYPPLLETDAQAEYAVLAKSPHTIVFNISSNTPWKIESNKNWCVPSPAMSSASSLIAEVSVITEENPDEQERTAILTITADGMKESKTITVTQAAKGTLLVQGFDDPFPSEGGEATFTVTSNKAWKVTSSNQWLTLAKEEGEGNGEKVTITATAKPNTGLKRTATLTIASDGYETEITATQNGIMLEFPAMSAEDVILPSNAGETKSFSVATNLAPESWNVSTEDNWISVSKNAAGDAVKVTTKSEIYFKDRTAIIRLEADKTLGIDPVELEIKQNRGSIAWPENAVYEEGTESGVTITQSRFYVNKHYKLATFEVKLNEVNLTKDAIFFQYYKDESIPGSQGPTINCWMGDNDGNGSYDDLNDFCLRTRDNWGDNGNINTPNKLTGLDVNKLNAMKTLKFTMIPNPDTEGNVLIKLDIDGVNYANIGNLKNPFTGAGNSYAGNFAYFGFLNGKASGSIDIASLEVTPIAFE
- a CDS encoding glycoside hydrolase family 97 protein, whose translation is MKRMMRRLLPVLMAVVPLTVCAQKVYELKDASGRVQVNVSVNDKNVEYSVLHEGDVMIDHSPVSMKLTDGTAFGVNPKVRKVNRRSVNETIYPPVYKKKSIEDRFNELTIDFKGGYSLVFRAYEDGAAYRFVSSLKKPFMVESEQAVFCFPNDPKLFVASPKGRMNEGKKDPFYSSFQNTYVETALSAWDKEQIAFLPVLVEGKNQKKICITEADLLDYPGMYVKHGDSGFSLEGTFAAYPKKVVDEVRGLKGVVKSREPYIAKVEGATAFPWRVMVISKDDTELLCSDMVYKLATPAQFTDFSWIKPGKVAWDWWNDWNIYDVDFRAGINNETYKYYIDFASRFGIEYVILDEGWAVPGKADLFQVIPEIDLEELVSYAKSKHVDLILWAGYRAFEKDMDRVCKHYAAMGIKGFKIDFMDRDDQHVVEFNRKAAETGAKYKLLIDLHGTFKPTGLQRTYPNTINFEGVHGLEELKWAEPGTDQVVYDVTAPFIRMVAGPMDYTQGAMNNVIMKNFHAVYTEPMSQGTRCRQLALYTIFDSPINMLCDAPTNYMKEEECTKFIASIPTVWDQTLPISGKVAEYIVMARQKDGIWYVGGLTDWNARDVEVDLSFLGKGEFKAEIFKDGINADRVGKDYKREVIRVSADKKLKLHMAPGGGFVVKITSVEETSGVN
- a CDS encoding glycosyl hydrolase family 18 protein, which translates into the protein MTSSDNQLTSEYTVLLPELQEEPETSPKVVIGYLPAHDFDFDAQFDNIHWEYLTHINVSFAHVKSDGTLNTDKVPVNKLRQIRTRAKEHGVKVLISLNKSDNGEFAAAIDNAETRNALVANIVNFTQANQLDGFDIDYEDYNHWNTNSLVAFAKALHEAKSADMLMTCAVICWKDYTIKWQEYFDYINIMSYDRVMGNSSTPGQHASYTDFVSDMNYWATKFQAPKSKIVGGLPFYGYSWDNDVNKDEVGAIRFNGILNHFGKTYDVEEVADADQFGKTYYNGRPTIRRKCQYVMDNDFGGVMIWQLFQDAYQEELKLIKVVGEVIMQE
- a CDS encoding BACON domain-containing protein gives rise to the protein MKENIKQIMNWRTLLGTLILISSWSVQSCKDNEPMKWVDLRYKAADSYTIAASGEEKVSIQVKSTDPWIVYSNHSDWCTISPNQGEADELYDVQITYKPNTSLDDRIDTITIKSDYWIGKEVGIIQKGIAYLTLENADDLLLEKEETARSFNVSSNQNWSAAVTEGGEWLSIQSGESGTLDGVVTLKASENKGEQRSGTVIIYDRHGKEAANVECTQKGVVLTPATQSLRALYNDATVTLHVESNGEWTIEKENAEDEWYSFTKTEYNGTDDIVISLQENTGSSVLKSTFRISSKAQAGTEPIVKVITLKQGNKAEAKRHSFVDSEWTITAGKPVFADGAVSFAYEGTNCRISREGMKPGTYKFHISASSNDAQCQLYFLYGEKEIRWMLFKGEGENARCGTSDGGIIQYPFDNKKAEYTMEMHVLEGNPSGSMKLEWHLDGAVLRSIPSYTGVAYGTNAQIILGVAKGTATYDWWEYTAPIEWGDE
- a CDS encoding DUF4971 domain-containing protein: MKILLQIIFTLIASVCISCNDSEAIAGKPEARIAQFTLQCGDTYYRGNINDESKVIRISGITSRKAITGVNYQLSGGSKHLPRSPESEALGNRTAVHRDKQRQSANL
- a CDS encoding RagB/SusD family nutrient uptake outer membrane protein → MKIKHIIVACSSIIAFASCNYLDYDETNGLNTREDIYRYFDKTKQMLTHVYTYMPQDFGVIGGAMRDCASDDAEFGATGGNIQDMTNGNWSAIKTRDDNWGLYEGVRAANEFLQSLEDVDLSRYEYNTNYENWMKQLGYFPYEARVLRAHYFFELARRYGDIAMPLKTLTTEEANAIGKTPFEEVIRFIVSECEDGANNLPATYVGQPNNETGRITKGFAMAVKSKALLYAASKQHNPSNNQEKWEASAKAAYDIIKTDLYRLDPNEKANNISSPEVVLFHMNGNSAAFERNNFPVRFTEGTRATPATATFPSQNLVNAFQTIKGYAVTLTDNGWECEDPDFNPQNPYANRDPRFERTILANGMSFKGSEIAVYKGGSDYTSVSEGGSPTGYFLRKYIQETTSFEADKEVVNKHHWIVYRYAETLLTYAESMVMAFKNPQYTNSDFPKSAEWALNEVRTNAGMPTVSITDPNEFMKALQNEWRVEFAFEDHRFWDIRRWQIGEDTQKELYGVSIERATDGTLNFQRTLYKSRTWNQRMYLYPIPQSELFKNKNLNPQNTGW